The nucleotide window AGAAGGGCCGGGACCGGTCGAAGATCTTCGACCACCTCTCGCTCGCCTCGGCGTGCTTCATCGCCGACGACCCCGAGCAGGCCGACCGGTACGCACGGCTGGCCCTGACGTCGATGGGGACGAACTCGTCCCACCGCACCTGGGACCGGCTCCGTGAGATGTACCGGCTGACGGGGCAGTACTCCAGCTATCCGAAGATCCACGATCTGCGGGAGGAGATCAAGCTGTCGCTGCCGAAGGGCTCGTTGAAGCCCAAGGGCGACAACAGCGCCCGCGCATGACGGCATCCGCGCATGACGGCATCCGCGCATGACGGCATGCGGACGTGACGCCATGCGGACGTGACCCGGGTGTCTCAGACGGCGACCCGGGCGACGAGCACGCAGGCGTCGTCCTCGCGCTCCGTCCCGCCGAACTCCTCCACCACCGTCCGTACGCAGTCCTGTGCGGTACGGGCTCCGCGCAGACGCGGGGCCAGGTCGAGGAGACGGCTCACGTCCGCGGTGCCCGCGCCGTGCCCGGCCGGCCGCGCGGGGACCAGTCCGTCGGTGTGCAGGAGCAGCAGGTCGCCCGGTTCGAGCGGCTCCTCGGCCTGCCCGTAGACGGCACCCGGGGTGGCGCCGAGCAGGACGCCGGCCGGCGGGGTCAGCATGCGTCCCGTCCCGTTGCGGAACAGCAGGGGGGCGGGATGGTCCGCCTGCGCCCAGGCGAGGGTCCGGCTCCCGGGGCGGTAGCGGCAGCACACCGCGCTGCCCAGGGCCGGCTGGACCGAGGCGTCGAGCAGCTGGTTGAGCCACGCCATGAGCCGGCCGGGCTCGGTGCCCGCCATCGCCATGCCGCGCAGCGCGCCGAGCAGCATCGCCATGCCCGAGGTGACGGCGACCCCGTGTCCGGTGAGGTCGCCCACGCTCAACAGCGTGTCGCCGTCGGGCAGTTCCAGTGCGTCGTACCAGTCGCCGCCGATGAGCGCGCCGGTCGCGGAGGGGAGGTGGCGGGCGGCCAGCTCCAGCGTTCCCGGACCCCGTTCCGGGAGCAGCAGGGGTCCGCGCCAAGGAGGCAGGACAGCCTCCTGCAGTTCGACCGCCAGGCGGTGCTCGGTCTGTGCGGCGTGCCGTCGGCGCTGCAGGGAGTCACGGGTCTCGCCGACGGCCCGCTGGCTGCGCCGCAGTTCGCTGACATCGCGCAGGACGGCCCACATCGAGGCGGTGCTGCCGTCCGCGCCGAGCACGGGCTCGCCCATGACGTGCACGGTCCGTACGCCGCCGTCGGGCCGCAGCACCCGGAACTCCCCGTCGATCGGCTTGGCGTCGATGAGACAGTCCGTGACCATCGAGGTCAGCTTCGGACGGTCCTCGTCGAGGACGACGGAGGGCAGCTCGTCGAGGGTGAGCGGGGGAGCGGCGGGGTCCCGGCCGAGGATCCGGTAGAGCTCACCGGACCAGCTCGCCTCGTCCGTCAGCAGGTTCCATTCGGCGCTGCCGACCCGGCTGAGCAGCGAACCGGTCGTGGCGGTCGCGGCGGGGGGTGCGGCCATGCACTCGGCGGGCGCGGGCGGCGGACCGTCCCGTAACTGGGCCAGGTGCGCGTCGAGGTCGTTGAGCTGGTGCATCGCGAGGTCGCACAGCGCGCGCTGCCAGCGTCCCTCCGGGTCCGTGCCGTCCACCGGAGCGTCCCGCCGTACGGCGTCCATGTCGCCCCGCAACTGTCGCGCCTGCGAGATGAGCGCGTCGACCGAGCCGCGCGGGGGCGGCTGGGCGGCAGGGTGGTCCGCCGAGAGATGGGACGGCATGACGTACTCCGATACAGGCACGCTACGGCCAGGACAACGGGAGGGACCGTTACGACTGTCGCACAGCCCGCGAGGACCTGTAAGGGCTTTGGCAACACACGACGGAGCGGTGCCCCTGGCATGTGCCGCAGTCCTCGGGCCCGCCTCCGCCGGGACGGGACCGGCACCCGGCCCCGCCTTCAAATCGTAACGCTCCCAGGCGAGTTGCCGACGCGCCGACCACTTTGGAGGAACCGCTCACGCATACGTTCGTGCGTGTGTGTGTACGAGCGTCTCGTACGCGTATCGGCCCCGCCCGTGGCGGGCACCGCATGACGTGCCCGATCGTGCGCGGCTCACTCCTCCGCGCCGCACGAACTGCCGTCCGCCGGCAGCCGCCCGTACAGCAGGAAGTCGTCGATCTTCCGGTGCACGCACTTCGAGGAGGAGTAGCCGGTGTGGCCCTCGCCCTTGTTGTCGAGGACGACGGCCGACGAACCGAGCCGGTCCGCGGTCTCCGTGGTCCAGCGGTACGGGGTCGCCGGGTCGCCGCGGGTGCCGACGAGCAGCATCTTCGGTGTGCCGACGTCCCGTACCTCCTCACGGATGTACGAGGTGCCCCTGGGGCGGCCGTAACACATCAGCGCCTGGGCGAGCCGGTACCGGCCGAAGACCGGTGACGCCCGCTCGTACGCGGCACGCAGCCTGCCGAGGTCCTGGACGATCCGGTCGGCGCTGGGCCGGTCGGGGTCGTCGGCGCAGTTGATGGCCATCAGCGCGGCGGGGAGGTTGTCGAAGGGGATCTCGCCCTCGTCGACGAGGGTTCCGTTCCCGTTCCCGTGTCCGTCGCCGTCGCCGTTCCCGGTGGCGGCGCCGCCACCGGGGAACGTGCCGCCGCCGACGAAGAAGCGCATGATGCCGCGGGTGTCCCCGTCCTGGACGAGCGAGGTGAGCGCCTGCGAGAGGGCGGGCCACAGCTCCTTGCTGTAGAGGGCCTGCCCTATGGCGCCGACCAGGTCCTGGCCCGAGAACGGTATGCCGAAGTCCGCCGGCACCGGGTCCGCGTCCAGCGAGCCGATCAGCCGGAGCACCTCCTCGCGGGCCGAGCGCGGGTCCTGGCCGAACGCGCAGTTGATGTCCTGCGTGCACCAGTCGAGGAAGTCCTCCAGGGCGGTCTGCTGGCCCTGCGCGCCGGTGACGCCCTGCTCGGCGAGCGGTTCGGTGAGGGTGTCCACGCCGTCGAGGACCATACGCCCCGTCCTCCCGGGGAACTGGGCCGCGTACACCGCGCCCAGCCGTGTCCCGTAGGAGAAGCCCAGGTAGTTGAGCTTCCTGTCGCCGAGGGCCGCGCGCATCACGTCGAGGTCGCGCGCGGCGTCGACCGTGCCGATGTGCTCCATCACCGGCCCGGAGTGCTCGGCGCACTCCGCGGCGACCTTCCGCAGCACGTCCAGAGCGGCCCGCGGATCCTCGCTCTCCTCCGGCGCCGCCTCCGCCTCCGTCCCGCCGTCCGCGCCCGTGCCCGGGTCCGCGTCGGAGTCCGGGTCGGCGTCGGGGGCCGTGGAGTCCATGCCGTCGCCGCAGCTGACCGGGGAACTGCGGCCGACGCCGCGCGGGTCGAAGGCGACCACGTCGTAGCCGTTCGTGAGCCCCATGAAGTCGGCTCCGCCGCCCGCGAGCTCGCTGACTCCCGGGCCGCCGGGGCCGCCGAAGTTCAGCAGCACCGAACCTCTCGACCTGCCCGTCGCCGTGAACCTCGCCATGGCCAGTTCGAGCGTGCCGTCGGCGGGGCGCGCGTAGTCGAGGGGGACGGTCACCTTCCCGCACTGCAGGCCCTCGGGCAGGTCGTCGCCCGGACAGGCCGTCCACCTGATCCGCTGGTCGTGGAAGCGGGACAGGTCGGGTCCTTCGTCGGCGGCCGCGGCCACCGACGGCAGCCCCGCACCGAGCAGGGCCAGCGTCACGGCGCAGATGAGGGCGCGGCGTTGGTGCGTCGACAGCATCACAGGCCTCCCGGGACGCCCCGGCCCGCGGCCGGGGATTCCCCCTCGATCACGATAAGCGGGGCTTTCCGCCCACGCCTCCCGGCGGGCGGAACGGCGGCGCGGGCCTTATCCTGCGCGGCCCGTCCGTGCGCCTGTCCGTACGCCCGTCCGGTACGCCCGGCCCTCGGGCAGCCCTCGGGCGGCCCACCCGGCCACCCGTTCGGCACCCAGGCCCGCGTCCCCCCGAAGGGGGGGAATGGCGGGCGGGCCATAACCTGCCTGGTGCGGCCGCGTTTAAACGGTGCGGGCGCCTGCCCGTGACACCGTCTGGAAGGCAGGGACCCATGAAACGGGTTGCCCGAAGTGGTTTGATCATCGCGGCCGCCGCCTCCGGCGCCGTGGGCGTGACGATGCCGGCGCACGCGGACTCCGCGGCCGACGGTGTCACGGCCAGGTCGCCCGGGGTGATCTCCGGCAACACCATTCAGCTCCCGGTGCACGTTCCGGTCAACGCGTGCGGGAACACCGTGAACGTGGTCGGGCTCCTCAACCCCGCCGCGGGCAACGGCTGCGCCGACGAGGGCGGCGACGGCGGAGCAGGCGGCCACCACGGCTCCGCGGGCGCGGTCGCCGACGGTGTCGAGAAGGAGTCACCGGGCCTGGTCTCCGGCAACGGTGTGCACCTGCCGGTACAGCTGCCGGTGAACGTCACCGGCAACTCGGTGAGTGTCGTCGGCATCGGCAACCCCTCGGTCGGCAACGAGTCCACGAACACCTCGGCGGACGGGCCGCGGCTCCCGGACACGCCGTCCGGCCCGAAGCCGGCCCAGCCGTCGCAGCGGCCCGCCGACCGGGCCGAGCCCGCCGACCCGGTGGAGGCCGAGGGATCGCGGATCGTGCCCCAGGGCGTCCCCAAGGCCGCCCTCGCCCGGACCGGTACGGACCTGATGGCCCCGGCGGCCGCCGCGAGTGCCGCGCTGATGCTGGGCGGAGTCGCGCTGTACCGCCGCTTCCGGCCCGCCGCCGTACAGGGGTCCGTCCGCCGGGACGGACACTGACCCGGATCCGCGGACGCGCACCGGACCGGGCCGTGGTCCTGCGCGGACCGTGGCAACGGGCGGTGTGCGGACCGTCGTCCTCCGTGGTGCGCTGAACCGGCGCGACGTGTGAGCGCCGCATCGGTTCCCAGCCGAGCGACACCTCCGAGGACGGAAGGCCCCACCGGTCACGACGACCGGTGGGGCCTCCGTGCACGAGCACCTTCCCCCTCCGGCCCGCCGCCGGCCTGCGCGGGAGCCTCGGGACGGACGAACATCCACTCCATGCGCGGCTCTACGACGAACCGGAACACCGAGCGGACCGGGCCGGAACACAGCACGGTGACGAGCCCCACGGCGGCCACGGTGACGACGAACAGCCCGAACGCGGTGTGCAGCCAGGGATGGTCGTACCAGTTCCAGAAACGGGACGACTTGATCACGAAGCCGTGCAGCAGATAGCCGTACATCGTCCCCGTACCCAGCGTCGTGCACCACAGGTGCCGTCCGGGCACCCAGGACAGGAAGCAGGCCGTCAGGACCAGCGCGAGGCAGAACAGCGCCGGGGTGGTGAACAGCCCCGCCCAGGCCGGTGCACCCTGGCCCGTGACGCTGCCCCGGTGGTAGAGCCAGCCGGCGCCGAACCAGGGCGCCACCGCGTACGCCGTGACCAGGGCCGCCGCGGCCACCGGCAGCGCGAGCAGCCGTACGCGCCAGGTCCGCAGCCGTTCGAAGTGCTCGGCGCGCAGCGTCAGTCCGAGCACGAAGAACGGCAGGAAGCCCAGGACCCGCTGGATCGAGATGTCCCCGCCCAGATCCGGAGAGACGGCGGCCAGCACCGCGAACCCCATGGCGACCGGCACCGGGTGGCGCAGCGTCAGCCAGATCGGTGTGGTCAGCCGCCAGATGAAGAGGGCGACCAGGAACCACATCACGTACCAGGGATCCAGCAGGCTCAGCGGGTAGCCGGGATCGTCCCGCGCCCACCGGTAGAACAGCGTGTACGCGGTCTCGAAGACCAGGTACGGCACGACGACGCTCGTCAGGAGCCGCCGCACCCGGCCCGGCGCCATGTCGAAGCTCCGCGAGAAGTAGCCGGAGACGAGGGCGAACGCGGGCATGTGGAAGGCGTACACGGTCAGGTACGCGGCGGTGGCGAACCGGCTCCCTTGGGTCAGCGGTTCCCAGGCGTGACCACAGGCCACCAGCACGATGGTGAGGTATTTCGCGTTGTCGAAGTACGGGTCCCGTCCGCCGGCCGACGGGCTGCCGCCCCGCGGTACCGGGACCGCCGGGAGCGCCGGGACCGCCGGGCGTTCCCGGGGCGCCGGGGGCGGCGGATGCGCGGGGGCTGACAGATCGTGCGACACCACATCTCCTGGCCTCGGCGGCGGTGGGTGATCCCCTCCGCCTGCCCCGTCCTGTACGGCTCAGTCGTGCCCCGCGTTCGCCGCCGCCGGCGGTTCCCCGCGGCCGGTCCTCCTGCGAACCCAGGCGACGGCCCCGGGGCGACGGCTCCGGGGTGCCGGTCCCGGGGTGATCCGAAACTCCGTTGCCGGGGCGGCCCGCGGATGCTGGAGTGACCCCATGGATCACGAAGCGGTGCTGGCCCTGTTCGACCGGGAGATGCGTGAGGGCGCGCAGCCCTACGGTCCCGATTCCGTCGTGGAGCGGGTCGGCGGGGTGGTCCGGCACGTCGGACCCGAGCACGGCTGGAACGGCGTCCTGTGGTCGGACCTGACGGAGTCCGACGCGGACGAGGTCATCGCCGAACAGGCGCGCCACTTCGCCCGGTCGGGCCACGAGTTCGAGTGGAAGCTGTACGGGCACGACCGGCCGGCCGACCTCGGAGAGCGGCTGCGGGCCGCCGGGTTCGCACCCGGGCCGACGGAGACCCTGATGATCGCCGAGACCGGCGCGCTGAGCCTGGACGCGGAGCCTCCGCGGGGCGTCGGGCTGCGGTCCGTCACCGACGCGGCGGGCGTCGACCTCGTGGTCGACGTGCACGAACAGGCCTTCGGCACGTCCGGCACCCGGCTGCGCAGCCAACTGCTCGCCCAACTGGACGAGCACCCGGACACCGTGGTCGTGGTCGTGGCCCTCGCCGACGGTGCCCCGGTCAGCTCTGCCCGGATGGAGCTCGTCCCCGGCACCCGGTTCGCCGGCCTGTGGGGCGGCGGCACCGTCGAGGCCTGGCGCGGCCGCGGCATCTACCGCGCCCTGGTCGCCCACCGCGCCCGTGTCGCCGCCGAGCGCGGCTACCGCTACCTCCAGGTGGACGCCTCCGACCAGAGCCGGCCCATCCTCCAGCGGCTCGGTTTCGCACCGCTCACCACGACGACGCCGTACGTCCGCCCGGCACCGTAGCCGGACGCCGGGGCCGGGCGCCGGGGCCCGGTGGCGGGAACTCGGAGGCCGGCCCGTCCCGGCCGCACGGTCGGTCCTCCGGTGAACACGGGCCGAATGCGGGCCGAACGGGCCGCCGCCGAGGGCCGGTTGGCCCCGCGTAGCGGCAACGCGTCCGTGGCATGCTCCAGGTGTTGGGTCACGTCGTCCCGGGATCGGCCTCCCGTGACGCCACGTCTCTCCCGCGCCGTGGGCACGGTCGAGGCCGCGGGCCCGCCGACGCCCCGGGGGGAGACGTGTCGGCGGGCCCGAAAACGTACTTCCCGCCCCCGCGTCCCACCCCCGTGCTCCGCACCGCGGTACGGACGCGGCCTCACAGGTCGAGCTGGTACTCCACCGCCTGGTGCGTGGGCAGGTAGCCGAGCGCGTCGTTGATGCCGCGCATGCGGGTGTTGCTGTCGGCCGTGTCGGTGAGCAGGCCCCCGAGCTCCGGGTGGCGCTCGCGGGCCCGGCGCACGGACTCCGCCTTCATCCACAGACCCAGCCCGTGCCCCCGGTGCTCGGGCAGCACGCCGGTCCCGTAGTGCCGGCCGTCGCCCCGGCCGTCGCCCGGTACGACCAGTTCGGAGAAACCGACGACCGACTCGTCCGCCGTGCGCACCACGGCGACGGTGTGCAGCAGTTCACCGCGCGCGGCGACGGCGTCGGCGGCGGCGCGCACCCGGTCCACGTCCCAGACGACCGTGCCGTAGTCGGTCCCCTCCATCGGCATGTCGTCCATGGCCCGCCGCGACGCGGCGAAGGACAGGGCCAGTTCGGGCGGCACCGTGCCCTCCCACCGGACCAACCGGTATCCCTCGTGCGGCTGCCGGACGATGTCGTCCATCCGTCGCAGGTCGGCGTCGGCCAGCGGCAGCCTGGCGTAGGTCAGCGCGAGGACCCGGCGGAAACCGCGGGCCGCCAGGAAACGGTCGCCGGACGAGCCGTCCTCGGCCTGCGCCAGGAGCGAGCGGCGGCCGTCGTCACGCGCCGCCGAGACCGCCGCCGCCAGCAGCCGGCTGCCGACGCCCTGCCGTCGTTCACAACGGTGCACGCCGAGCTCGAGTTCGGCGAGATGCCTCTGCCCCCGGCCGGTGAACAGCCGCAGGAAGGCGGATCCCGCCGGTATCCCCTCGTCGTCGGACGCGAGCCAGGCCGACCGGGTGCCCGAGGCGGTGGGTGCGGGATCGGTGAGCGCGGTGATGCGGTGGGGCAAGAGGTCTCCGTCACGGTCGGTGTGGACTTCGGGGAAGCCGCAGACGCTAGCCGCGCCGGAGAACACCCCGCAACACCATTACGTACGCTGATGATCAGGACCCGGCGCCGGGCAACTACGGCAGTACACCGACCGGTTGCCGGCCGGGCCGGACGGGACCGGGGCCGGCGGTACACGCGGGGCGCCGGCGGATCAGGGCGTGTGCGGGGTGCCGCTGAGGCTCCAGGTCCGTAACGTGGCCTCCCGGTTCCGTGACGTCCGGTGCACGGGCTCGTCGTCGGTGAGGGCGAAGCCGGCGGCCCGGGCGACGCCGGCACTGGCCGTATTGGCCTCCTCGATGCGCAGCACCACCCGCCGGGCGTCCGCGTGACGCACGGCGTAGGCGGCGAGCAGCCGGACCGCACGGGAGGCGAGACCCCGGCCGCGGTGGGCGGCGCCGACGCCGTACGCGATCTCGACGTCTCGCTCGTCGGTCCCGCTGCGGAACAGCAGCACCTCGCCCCGGGGCAGCACCGCGTCCGTGGTGATCGCGAACTGAGCCCTGCGCCCCTGGGCCCGCGCCTCCCGGGCGTCGGCGAGGTAGGCGAGGGCCGCCGGCCTGTCGAACGGCGAGGCCACCGGGGTCCAGCGGGCCATCTCGGGGTCCTCGTACAGGGCGATCAGCGAGTCCAGGTCGCCCTCGGACCATTCGCGCAGGTGAACTCCCTCTCCTTCGAGGCGCAGGTGCGTGGGCGGGATGAGCGTCGGCGGACTGTCCATGGGGTGATCCTGCACCGCGCGCGGACGTGCGGCCAAGGGCGCGTGGTCCCGCTCACCGCGCCGGGGCGCGCCCCGGGACGGCCAGGCACGGGTCGGGAGCGGCCGCGCGGCGCACCGCCTCGCGGACCGCCGACGCGGGATCACCCTGGTGATAGACCCGTTCGGACGGTTCGATGCCGTCCAGGAACTCCTGGTAACGCACCGCGGACGCGAGGGGCGCGAGCGGTTCGGCGACGACCAGGGC belongs to Streptomyces sp. V3I8 and includes:
- a CDS encoding PP2C family protein-serine/threonine phosphatase — translated: MPSHLSADHPAAQPPPRGSVDALISQARQLRGDMDAVRRDAPVDGTDPEGRWQRALCDLAMHQLNDLDAHLAQLRDGPPPAPAECMAAPPAATATTGSLLSRVGSAEWNLLTDEASWSGELYRILGRDPAAPPLTLDELPSVVLDEDRPKLTSMVTDCLIDAKPIDGEFRVLRPDGGVRTVHVMGEPVLGADGSTASMWAVLRDVSELRRSQRAVGETRDSLQRRRHAAQTEHRLAVELQEAVLPPWRGPLLLPERGPGTLELAARHLPSATGALIGGDWYDALELPDGDTLLSVGDLTGHGVAVTSGMAMLLGALRGMAMAGTEPGRLMAWLNQLLDASVQPALGSAVCCRYRPGSRTLAWAQADHPAPLLFRNGTGRMLTPPAGVLLGATPGAVYGQAEEPLEPGDLLLLHTDGLVPARPAGHGAGTADVSRLLDLAPRLRGARTAQDCVRTVVEEFGGTEREDDACVLVARVAV
- a CDS encoding alpha/beta hydrolase, encoding MLSTHQRRALICAVTLALLGAGLPSVAAAADEGPDLSRFHDQRIRWTACPGDDLPEGLQCGKVTVPLDYARPADGTLELAMARFTATGRSRGSVLLNFGGPGGPGVSELAGGGADFMGLTNGYDVVAFDPRGVGRSSPVSCGDGMDSTAPDADPDSDADPGTGADGGTEAEAAPEESEDPRAALDVLRKVAAECAEHSGPVMEHIGTVDAARDLDVMRAALGDRKLNYLGFSYGTRLGAVYAAQFPGRTGRMVLDGVDTLTEPLAEQGVTGAQGQQTALEDFLDWCTQDINCAFGQDPRSAREEVLRLIGSLDADPVPADFGIPFSGQDLVGAIGQALYSKELWPALSQALTSLVQDGDTRGIMRFFVGGGTFPGGGAATGNGDGDGHGNGNGTLVDEGEIPFDNLPAALMAINCADDPDRPSADRIVQDLGRLRAAYERASPVFGRYRLAQALMCYGRPRGTSYIREEVRDVGTPKMLLVGTRGDPATPYRWTTETADRLGSSAVVLDNKGEGHTGYSSSKCVHRKIDDFLLYGRLPADGSSCGAEE
- a CDS encoding chaplin, with product MKRVARSGLIIAAAASGAVGVTMPAHADSAADGVTARSPGVISGNTIQLPVHVPVNACGNTVNVVGLLNPAAGNGCADEGGDGGAGGHHGSAGAVADGVEKESPGLVSGNGVHLPVQLPVNVTGNSVSVVGIGNPSVGNESTNTSADGPRLPDTPSGPKPAQPSQRPADRAEPADPVEAEGSRIVPQGVPKAALARTGTDLMAPAAAASAALMLGGVALYRRFRPAAVQGSVRRDGH
- a CDS encoding acyltransferase family protein, with product MSHDLSAPAHPPPPAPRERPAVPALPAVPVPRGGSPSAGGRDPYFDNAKYLTIVLVACGHAWEPLTQGSRFATAAYLTVYAFHMPAFALVSGYFSRSFDMAPGRVRRLLTSVVVPYLVFETAYTLFYRWARDDPGYPLSLLDPWYVMWFLVALFIWRLTTPIWLTLRHPVPVAMGFAVLAAVSPDLGGDISIQRVLGFLPFFVLGLTLRAEHFERLRTWRVRLLALPVAAAALVTAYAVAPWFGAGWLYHRGSVTGQGAPAWAGLFTTPALFCLALVLTACFLSWVPGRHLWCTTLGTGTMYGYLLHGFVIKSSRFWNWYDHPWLHTAFGLFVVTVAAVGLVTVLCSGPVRSVFRFVVEPRMEWMFVRPEAPAQAGGGPEGEGARARRPHRSS
- a CDS encoding GNAT family N-acetyltransferase; the protein is MDHEAVLALFDREMREGAQPYGPDSVVERVGGVVRHVGPEHGWNGVLWSDLTESDADEVIAEQARHFARSGHEFEWKLYGHDRPADLGERLRAAGFAPGPTETLMIAETGALSLDAEPPRGVGLRSVTDAAGVDLVVDVHEQAFGTSGTRLRSQLLAQLDEHPDTVVVVVALADGAPVSSARMELVPGTRFAGLWGGGTVEAWRGRGIYRALVAHRARVAAERGYRYLQVDASDQSRPILQRLGFAPLTTTTPYVRPAP
- a CDS encoding GNAT family N-acetyltransferase gives rise to the protein MPHRITALTDPAPTASGTRSAWLASDDEGIPAGSAFLRLFTGRGQRHLAELELGVHRCERRQGVGSRLLAAAVSAARDDGRRSLLAQAEDGSSGDRFLAARGFRRVLALTYARLPLADADLRRMDDIVRQPHEGYRLVRWEGTVPPELALSFAASRRAMDDMPMEGTDYGTVVWDVDRVRAAADAVAARGELLHTVAVVRTADESVVGFSELVVPGDGRGDGRHYGTGVLPEHRGHGLGLWMKAESVRRARERHPELGGLLTDTADSNTRMRGINDALGYLPTHQAVEYQLDL
- a CDS encoding GNAT family N-acetyltransferase, producing MDSPPTLIPPTHLRLEGEGVHLREWSEGDLDSLIALYEDPEMARWTPVASPFDRPAALAYLADAREARAQGRRAQFAITTDAVLPRGEVLLFRSGTDERDVEIAYGVGAAHRGRGLASRAVRLLAAYAVRHADARRVVLRIEEANTASAGVARAAGFALTDDEPVHRTSRNREATLRTWSLSGTPHTP